From Solwaraspora sp. WMMD1047, the proteins below share one genomic window:
- a CDS encoding ABC transporter ATP-binding protein, producing MGDHIIEADNLGIRFVRNRRRQLRLREMFIHRGGRQPRASDFWPLRHVSFQIESGEAVGVIGKNGTGKSTLLRLIAGVLIPDEGGIRVRGAVAPLLELSAGFSNDLTGRENVHLVGSLHGLSAAFLKRTFDEIVDFAGPQVRDAIDTPVRHYSSGMKVRLGFSVISQLPHPILLMDEVMAVGDAEFRKKCYATIERMLAEGRTLVLVSHNENDLTRFCTRGLYFDAGQLRVDGTVREALDGYNNVVRT from the coding sequence GTGGGCGATCACATCATCGAGGCGGACAACCTCGGTATCCGGTTCGTCCGGAACCGTCGCCGGCAGCTCCGGCTCCGGGAGATGTTCATCCACCGCGGCGGCCGGCAGCCCCGCGCCTCCGACTTCTGGCCGCTGCGGCACGTCTCGTTCCAGATCGAGTCCGGCGAGGCGGTCGGGGTCATCGGCAAGAACGGCACCGGCAAGAGCACCCTGCTGCGGCTGATCGCCGGGGTGCTGATCCCCGACGAGGGCGGCATCAGGGTACGCGGGGCGGTGGCCCCGCTGCTCGAACTGTCGGCCGGCTTCTCCAACGACCTGACCGGTCGGGAGAACGTGCACCTGGTCGGATCGCTGCACGGGTTGAGTGCGGCGTTCCTGAAGCGGACCTTCGACGAGATCGTCGACTTCGCCGGGCCGCAGGTGCGCGACGCCATCGACACGCCGGTGCGGCACTACTCGTCCGGCATGAAGGTCCGGCTCGGCTTCTCGGTGATCTCCCAGCTGCCGCACCCGATCCTGCTGATGGACGAGGTGATGGCGGTCGGCGACGCCGAGTTCCGCAAGAAGTGCTACGCGACCATCGAGCGGATGCTCGCCGAGGGCCGCACCCTGGTCCTGGTCTCGCACAACGAGAACGACCTCACCCGGTTCTGCACCCGCGGTCTCTACTTCGACGCCGGCCAGCTGCGGGTCGACGGGACGGTGCGGGAGGCACTTGACGGTTACAACAACGTGGTGCGTACGTGA
- a CDS encoding ABC transporter permease yields the protein MTSGVAAIWSHRGSLRLLVKRDLAVKYQQSVLGYFWSLIEPLGMGAIYFFVFGLLYKSATDRHLGDASESYPLFLITGIFAWMWTNSAISEATNALTGQARLITTMKMPREVFPIGRVTGRFAEWVAGLPILAGLAIVYAVAGRIEFGINLLALPLAILVQAMLLIGAALLLSSLNVLLRDVERTMRLVTRVLFYATPIIYPLSLVRNSGMPEWVKIAYEFNPLVGIFQLHHAAWYPDEFPDARLLIISVSISLVTFLGGWWVFRRLEPAVLKEL from the coding sequence GTGACATCTGGCGTCGCGGCGATCTGGTCGCACCGCGGTTCGCTGCGCCTGCTGGTCAAGCGCGACTTGGCGGTCAAGTACCAGCAGTCGGTGCTGGGCTACTTCTGGTCGCTGATCGAGCCGCTCGGCATGGGCGCGATCTACTTCTTCGTCTTCGGGCTGCTCTACAAGTCGGCTACCGACCGTCACCTCGGGGACGCGTCCGAGTCGTACCCGCTCTTCCTGATCACCGGCATCTTCGCCTGGATGTGGACCAACTCGGCGATCAGCGAGGCGACGAACGCGCTCACCGGCCAGGCCCGGTTGATCACCACGATGAAGATGCCCCGCGAGGTGTTCCCGATCGGCCGGGTGACCGGCCGGTTCGCCGAGTGGGTGGCCGGCCTGCCGATCCTGGCCGGGCTCGCGATCGTCTACGCGGTGGCCGGCCGGATCGAGTTCGGGATCAACCTGCTGGCTCTGCCGCTGGCGATCCTGGTGCAGGCGATGCTGCTGATCGGCGCCGCGCTGCTGCTCTCCTCGCTCAACGTGCTGCTGCGCGACGTGGAGCGGACCATGCGCCTGGTCACCCGGGTGCTCTTCTACGCCACGCCGATCATCTACCCGCTGAGCCTGGTCCGGAACTCCGGCATGCCCGAGTGGGTGAAGATCGCGTACGAGTTCAACCCGCTGGTCGGCATCTTCCAGCTCCACCACGCCGCCTGGTACCCGGACGAGTTCCCGGACGCCCGGCTGTTGATCATCTCGGTCTCGATCAGCCTCGTGACGTTCCTCGGCGGCTGGTGGGTCTTCCGCCGCCTGGAACCCGCTGTCCTGAAGGAGCTGTAG
- a CDS encoding PspC domain-containing protein, translating into MKQKLVRPRDNRMIAGVCAGLARRFGMSAGLVRLLFILSLLLPGTQVIVYLALWIIMPNEDRYLASAH; encoded by the coding sequence ATGAAACAGAAGCTGGTACGCCCCCGCGACAACCGCATGATCGCCGGTGTCTGCGCCGGCCTGGCCCGCCGGTTCGGCATGTCCGCCGGACTGGTCCGGCTGCTCTTCATCCTCTCGCTGCTGCTGCCCGGCACCCAGGTGATCGTCTACCTGGCGCTCTGGATCATCATGCCGAACGAGGACCGCTACCTGGCCAGCGCCCACTGA
- a CDS encoding arabinofuranosyltransferase — protein sequence MTRPSPTESTPPTESTPQNEAATRTGPTAPAEPAGTTTPAESAGAPAEGTAVAGAGAFPAGGGSPAGRARWFGAGTVAVLTWLVSLPVAFYLPTRLARDPFATGATVLPLAVAFAVAGVGLTGAALARRPAVAEAVAGATAGLAAGWVALTLRLALTGTPFGFGGLIGDMSRTTASATRYTTTLASSDTLLPELPAEYPPLYTWLVGRAAVLLDQPAWRLLADFEVLFMSAALLAGFLLWRRLVPAWLALLVSGLALVTWSDPRKAYEVLTLAIFVPWVLEVFGRPTRPRLSWPVAGLVGGLIALTYPAWLVYAAPGVLVLAVITWRREPDRWAYLRRLALTGGVALAVASWYVLPYLWAVVTIGGEQVSDRYVSASINEGWFPFLGGSPLAVLQLAGLVGLAWLVRPTSGRSVPAAGRSVWWAGPLLLIVAGTYAYRLAAMVRYLATGHTGFLHYTARLYEVALTIAGVLVLAHLAPAVVRRLRLGAPPLAGAATLALALAWAADTFAVTWLPEHGNRYAVAAHTEPLPDGGYPRYAPAQGRRGWFPAEPVGQAVEGELGPDPRPVTLAVDDRLFAYLPWPGYLDNDRTAGSTLSRWDERYAQVRSLAAVADPDRFAAESAGTRFGPIDVFVLRAAEDGWRWRDQRFNPAQFAAEHWAVHSGLPGGIVVAVRRQP from the coding sequence GTGACGAGGCCCTCGCCGACCGAATCCACCCCGCCGACCGAATCCACCCCGCAGAACGAAGCCGCCACTCGGACCGGCCCCACCGCGCCGGCTGAGCCGGCCGGGACCACCACCCCGGCTGAGTCAGCCGGCGCGCCGGCCGAGGGGACGGCGGTAGCCGGGGCCGGTGCCTTCCCGGCCGGGGGCGGGTCACCGGCGGGCCGGGCGCGGTGGTTCGGGGCCGGGACCGTGGCGGTGCTGACCTGGCTGGTCAGCCTCCCGGTCGCGTTCTATCTGCCGACCCGGCTGGCCCGGGATCCGTTCGCCACCGGCGCGACGGTGCTGCCGCTGGCGGTGGCCTTCGCCGTGGCCGGCGTCGGGCTGACCGGAGCCGCCCTGGCCCGCCGCCCGGCCGTCGCCGAGGCGGTCGCCGGCGCCACCGCCGGGCTGGCGGCCGGCTGGGTCGCGCTGACGCTGCGGCTGGCCCTCACCGGCACCCCGTTCGGGTTCGGCGGGCTGATCGGCGACATGTCCCGCACCACCGCGTCGGCCACCCGCTACACCACGACGCTGGCCAGCTCCGACACCCTGCTGCCGGAGCTGCCGGCCGAGTACCCGCCGCTGTACACCTGGCTGGTGGGCCGGGCCGCGGTGCTGCTCGACCAGCCGGCCTGGCGGCTGCTGGCCGACTTCGAGGTGCTGTTCATGTCGGCCGCGCTGCTCGCCGGCTTCCTGCTCTGGCGGCGGCTGGTGCCGGCCTGGCTGGCGCTGCTCGTCTCCGGGCTGGCGCTTGTCACCTGGAGCGACCCGCGCAAGGCGTACGAGGTGCTGACGCTGGCGATCTTCGTACCCTGGGTGCTTGAGGTCTTCGGGCGGCCGACCCGGCCCCGGCTGTCGTGGCCGGTGGCCGGGCTGGTCGGCGGCCTGATCGCACTCACCTATCCGGCCTGGCTGGTCTACGCCGCGCCGGGGGTGCTCGTCCTGGCGGTGATCACCTGGCGGCGCGAGCCGGACCGGTGGGCGTACCTGCGCCGGCTGGCCCTGACCGGCGGGGTCGCCCTGGCGGTCGCCAGCTGGTACGTGCTGCCGTACCTCTGGGCGGTGGTGACGATCGGCGGCGAGCAGGTCTCCGACCGGTACGTCTCCGCCTCGATCAACGAGGGCTGGTTCCCGTTCCTGGGCGGGTCGCCGCTGGCCGTGCTGCAGCTCGCCGGCCTGGTCGGCCTGGCCTGGCTGGTCCGCCCGACATCCGGGCGGTCGGTCCCGGCCGCCGGGCGGTCGGTCTGGTGGGCCGGGCCGCTCCTGCTGATCGTGGCCGGTACCTACGCCTACCGGCTGGCCGCCATGGTCCGCTACCTGGCGACCGGCCACACCGGCTTCCTGCACTACACCGCCCGGCTCTACGAGGTGGCGCTCACCATCGCCGGAGTCCTGGTGCTGGCCCACCTCGCCCCGGCCGTCGTACGCCGGCTCCGGCTCGGGGCGCCCCCGCTGGCCGGCGCCGCCACCCTGGCCCTGGCGCTCGCCTGGGCGGCGGACACCTTCGCGGTCACCTGGCTGCCCGAACACGGCAACCGGTACGCGGTCGCCGCGCACACCGAGCCGCTGCCCGACGGTGGATACCCGCGGTACGCCCCGGCCCAGGGCCGGCGCGGGTGGTTTCCGGCCGAACCGGTGGGGCAGGCGGTCGAGGGGGAGCTCGGCCCCGACCCCCGGCCGGTGACGCTCGCCGTCGACGACCGGCTCTTCGCCTATCTGCCCTGGCCCGGCTACCTCGACAACGACCGGACCGCCGGCAGCACGCTGTCGCGGTGGGACGAGCGGTACGCCCAGGTACGGTCGCTCGCCGCCGTCGCCGACCCGGACCGGTTCGCCGCCGAGTCGGCCGGCACCCGGTTCGGGCCGATCGACGTCTTCGTGCTGCGCGCGGCCGAGGACGGCTGGCGCTGGCGCGACCAGCGGTTCAACCCGGCGCAGTTCGCCGCCGAGCACTGGGCCGTGCACTCCGGGCTGCCCGGCGGCATCGTGGTGGCGGTCCGCCGCCAGCCGTAG
- a CDS encoding DUF4230 domain-containing protein has product MSGRGEVSQPTSEVGQPTTGVNHPTSEFPEYARGTASPEPARPWSAADDDGPDEPADPGAGQPAPERRGRGLFWLIGLIGLVVVLILGVQATTSLLPSWRNPFTQETTDRSQPALLKSIQDLSRYVAAEGNFQVVVDLKQDRKYVPDFLVNQRTLFVGAGSVDAYVDFGAISEGAIVESEDRRTVEITLPAPQLGETNLDLENSYVFAEERGLLNRLGEVFDGDPNRQQEVYLLAEEKITAAARDSGLADRAQENTRKMLEGLLRSLGYETVTINFTAP; this is encoded by the coding sequence ATGTCCGGACGAGGCGAGGTCAGCCAGCCGACCAGCGAGGTCGGTCAGCCCACAACAGGCGTCAACCACCCGACCAGCGAGTTCCCCGAGTACGCGCGGGGAACGGCCAGCCCGGAGCCGGCCCGCCCGTGGTCGGCGGCGGACGATGACGGCCCCGACGAGCCGGCCGACCCGGGCGCCGGGCAGCCCGCCCCGGAGCGGCGCGGCCGGGGACTGTTCTGGCTGATCGGGCTCATCGGCCTGGTGGTCGTGCTGATCCTCGGTGTGCAGGCCACCACCAGTCTGCTGCCGAGCTGGCGCAACCCGTTCACCCAGGAGACCACCGACCGCAGCCAGCCGGCGTTGCTCAAGTCGATCCAGGACCTCAGCCGCTACGTCGCCGCCGAGGGCAACTTCCAGGTCGTCGTGGACCTGAAGCAGGACCGTAAGTACGTGCCGGATTTCCTGGTCAACCAGCGCACCCTCTTCGTCGGGGCGGGCTCGGTCGACGCGTACGTGGACTTCGGGGCGATCTCCGAGGGCGCGATCGTCGAGTCCGAGGACCGTCGCACGGTGGAGATCACCCTGCCCGCCCCGCAGCTCGGCGAGACCAACCTCGACCTGGAGAACAGCTACGTCTTCGCCGAGGAGCGCGGCCTGCTGAACCGGCTCGGCGAGGTGTTCGACGGTGATCCGAACCGCCAGCAGGAGGTCTACCTGCTCGCGGAGGAGAAGATCACCGCGGCGGCCCGGGACAGCGGGCTGGCCGACCGGGCCCAGGAGAACACCCGCAAGATGCTGGAGGGGCTGCTCCGCTCGCTCGGCTACGAGACCGTGACAATCAACTTCACCGCACCCTGA